The Candidatus Zixiibacteriota bacterium DNA window GGACGATCTCCGGCCGAGAAACATCTGGCCCCCATCGCAGCCCCCCTGGGTGATGGGGGTTGTCAATGTCACCCCCGACTCATTCTTCGACGGCGGGCGGTTTGCCGATCCGGTGGCCGCCGTCGCGCAGGCGCGCCGGCTCATCGATGAAGGGGCCGATATCCTTGACATCGGGGGCGAGTCCACACGCCCCGGCTCGGAACCTGTCTTCGCAGATGAACAAATCCGTCGCGTCGTCCCCGTGATCGAGCAGATCCGCGCCCTCTGGCCCGGTCCGATATCGGTCGACACGACCCGCGCCGCCGTCGCCGCCGCGGCATTGGCCGCGGGCGCCAATTGGGTCAATGACATCTCGGCGCTGCGTGATGACCCGGAGATGCTGCCGTTGGTTGCCCGATTGGACTGTGCCGTGGTCCTGATGCACATGCAAGGCACCCCGCGCACCATGCAAGTCGATCCGACCTATCACGATGTCGTTGCCGAGGTGTCCGGATTCCTCTCCGATCGTGCCCGCATGGCGGAATCAAGCGGGATTCCACGCGACAGAATCATCATCGATCCCGGCATCGGCTTCGGTAAGACGCTTGAGCACAATCTCCAATTGCTGCGCGCAATCCCACGGCTTGTCGCCCTCGGGTATCCCGTTCTGGTCGGCGCCTCACGCAAGTCGTTCATCGGTCGGATTACCGGCGCCCCCCCGGAGGAACGCCTCGAAGGGTCACTGGTGGCAGCCATCCGCGCGGTCGAAGCCGGCGCCAAGATCATCCGCGTCCACGATGTCGCATCGACCCGACGGGCCCTGTCGGTGGCCGCCGCCCTGACGCCCAAGATCCCCGCTTAGCCCTGAGCATTCTCCGCCCGCTCGATTCATCTGCGTGCCACTGACCTTGGTCAGTGGTTGTCTTGCTCCTGCGCGGACGATGTCGGCAGGTCACCTGACAGTCTTCCGAGGCCTCGCGCTCGGGAGCCGCCACTGACCGAGGTCAGTGGCACACACGAGGCCGGCAGTTGCAATTGACCACTTCCCTGATCCTCCGTATCATGAGTAGGACACAGGGCGTGACCACGCCGGAGGAATGTCTTGGATCTGTTCCGCGTCGGGTTTCTGCGCTTCGGGATCGTCGACCTGATCGATATCCTCGTCGTCGCCTACATCATCTACCGGCTTCTCCTTCTGATGAAAGGCACGCGCTCGGCGCAGATCTTTGTCGGGCTGATGCTGGTCGGCGCCGTGTCGTTCCTCGCCTTCTGGTTCCAACTGGAGGGGCTCAAGTGGCTGTTCACCAATCTGGCCACCGTCGGCTTCATCGTTCTGGTCGTTGTCTTCCAGCCGGAACTTCGCGGCGCCCTGGCGCAGATCGGCCATTCGCAGATGTTCCGCGTCTTCTTCAAACTGGGGCCGAATCCCGCCGTCGATGAGATCGTCCGCGGCGCCGAACGGCTCACCGAACTTGGCTGGGGGGCCCTCATCGTTTTGGAGCGGGAAGTAGGTCTGCGCAATGTCGCCGAGACCGGCAAGACCCTCGATGCCCGCCTCTCCGCCGAGATGCTGGTCACGATCTTCACGCCACACTC harbors:
- the folP gene encoding dihydropteroate synthase, translating into MGVVNVTPDSFFDGGRFADPVAAVAQARRLIDEGADILDIGGESTRPGSEPVFADEQIRRVVPVIEQIRALWPGPISVDTTRAAVAAAALAAGANWVNDISALRDDPEMLPLVARLDCAVVLMHMQGTPRTMQVDPTYHDVVAEVSGFLSDRARMAESSGIPRDRIIIDPGIGFGKTLEHNLQLLRAIPRLVALGYPVLVGASRKSFIGRITGAPPEERLEGSLVAAIRAVEAGAKIIRVHDVASTRRALSVAAALTPKIPA
- the cdaA gene encoding diadenylate cyclase CdaA codes for the protein MDLFRVGFLRFGIVDLIDILVVAYIIYRLLLLMKGTRSAQIFVGLMLVGAVSFLAFWFQLEGLKWLFTNLATVGFIVLVVVFQPELRGALAQIGHSQMFRVFFKLGPNPAVDEIVRGAERLTELGWGALIVLEREVGLRNVAETGKTLDARLSAEMLVTIFTPHSPLHDGAVIVSGETIAAAACTLPLTINDEYADLFGMRHKAAVGITEDSDAIVVVVSEETRRISLAHRGRLYRNIALEHLKENMVALMGP